From a region of the Neobacillus niacini genome:
- a CDS encoding aldo/keto reductase produces MTNNLQATTTLSNGVKMPWFGLGVFKVEEGPELVNAVKFAIKQGYRSIDTAAIYGNEEGVGQAIREAINEYGIPREELFITSKVWNSDLGYDSTLVAYETSLNKLGLDYLDLYLIHWPVEDKFIEAWRALETLYKEGRVKAIGVSNFQVHHLEKVMQVAVLKPMVNQVEYHPMLTQAEVKAFCDSNGIQFEAWSPLMQGQLFDNPLLKELANKYNKSVAQIILRWDLQNGVVTIPKSIKEHRIIENSNLFNFELTREDMDIISSLNENHRVGPDPDNIDF; encoded by the coding sequence ATGACAAACAACTTACAAGCAACAACTACTTTATCTAATGGTGTAAAGATGCCTTGGTTCGGTCTTGGTGTATTTAAAGTCGAAGAAGGTCCCGAACTAGTGAATGCTGTTAAATTTGCGATTAAACAAGGTTACCGCAGTATTGATACAGCTGCTATTTATGGGAATGAAGAAGGTGTTGGACAGGCCATTCGCGAAGCAATCAATGAATACGGCATTCCGAGAGAAGAATTATTTATTACCTCAAAGGTTTGGAATTCTGATTTAGGTTATGACTCAACCTTAGTGGCATACGAAACTAGCTTAAACAAACTAGGTCTCGACTATCTTGATCTATATCTTATTCATTGGCCTGTAGAGGATAAATTTATAGAAGCATGGCGTGCCTTAGAGACCCTCTATAAAGAAGGAAGAGTTAAAGCGATTGGTGTGAGTAACTTCCAAGTCCACCACCTAGAAAAAGTAATGCAAGTTGCAGTGTTGAAACCTATGGTCAATCAAGTAGAATATCATCCAATGTTAACTCAGGCAGAAGTTAAAGCCTTTTGTGATAGCAATGGCATTCAATTTGAAGCCTGGTCACCTTTAATGCAGGGTCAATTATTTGATAATCCCCTATTAAAGGAACTAGCGAATAAATATAACAAATCCGTCGCTCAAATCATTTTACGCTGGGATCTACAAAATGGCGTTGTCACCATCCCAAAATCAATAAAAGAACACAGAATTATAGAGAACTCCAACCTATTTAATTTTGAACTGACGAGAGAAGATATGGACATAATAAGTAGTCTAAATGAAAATCATAGAGTTGGTCCAGACCCTGACAACATTGACTTTTAA
- a CDS encoding ABC transporter ATP-binding protein produces the protein MVRLSTDNLSIGYGERLIVKSLRIEIPDRKITTIIGPNGCGKSTLLKAITRIISHQSGSILLDGKDISKVNTKILAKQMAILPQTPESASGLTVGELVSYGRFPYQKGFGRLTKKDYEVIDWALEVTGTIDYKFRPVDALSGGQRQRVWISMALAQETEIIFLDEPTTYLDMAHQLEVLELLQKLNHEQERTIVMVLHDLNQAARFADHIIALKDGEIVKAGNCEEVISHKVLKKVFNIDAVIGHDPRTKKPMCVTYNLLKGETKHEKTTTALYSARSVNY, from the coding sequence ATGGTTCGCCTCTCTACTGATAACCTAAGCATTGGCTATGGTGAACGTTTAATTGTCAAAAGTCTAAGGATCGAAATTCCAGATAGGAAGATTACAACCATTATCGGACCAAATGGCTGTGGAAAATCGACTTTATTGAAAGCAATTACACGGATCATCTCCCACCAATCTGGATCCATCCTGTTGGACGGAAAAGATATCTCAAAAGTAAACACCAAGATTCTTGCGAAGCAAATGGCAATCCTCCCACAAACACCTGAAAGTGCAAGTGGACTAACAGTGGGAGAGCTTGTATCCTATGGCCGCTTCCCTTATCAAAAAGGCTTTGGCCGCCTTACAAAAAAAGATTATGAAGTGATCGACTGGGCCTTAGAAGTAACAGGAACTATTGATTATAAATTTCGTCCGGTTGACGCCCTATCAGGCGGACAGCGCCAGCGCGTGTGGATTTCCATGGCACTGGCACAAGAAACAGAAATTATTTTTCTAGATGAACCAACTACTTACCTGGATATGGCTCATCAATTAGAAGTCTTAGAGCTTCTGCAAAAATTAAATCACGAGCAGGAACGGACGATTGTCATGGTCCTTCATGATTTAAACCAGGCAGCTCGCTTTGCAGATCATATCATCGCCTTAAAAGACGGTGAAATCGTAAAAGCAGGGAATTGTGAAGAAGTCATCAGTCATAAAGTACTCAAAAAGGTATTTAATATTGACGCTGTTATCGGCCACGACCCTCGTACAAAAAAACCAATGTGCGTAACGTACAATTTACTAAAAGGAGAAACCAAACATGAAAAAACTACTACTGCCCTTTATTCTGCTCGCAGCGTTAATTATTAG
- a CDS encoding winged helix-turn-helix transcriptional regulator → MKQQKKYNISVEATLEVIGGKWKCVILCHLTHGKKRTSELKRLMPDITQKMLTQQLRELEEDGVINRIVYNQVPPKVEYELSEYGWSLKGILDSLCAWGEKHIAKVYGSMDVLEENVLNEHLK, encoded by the coding sequence ATGAAACAACAAAAGAAATATAATATATCTGTAGAAGCGACGCTTGAAGTAATCGGGGGTAAGTGGAAGTGTGTGATTCTCTGCCATTTAACCCACGGCAAGAAACGAACAAGTGAGTTGAAACGCTTAATGCCTGATATAACGCAGAAAATGCTAACGCAGCAATTGCGTGAATTAGAGGAAGATGGGGTCATTAACCGTATTGTTTATAATCAAGTTCCGCCAAAAGTGGAGTATGAGTTAAGTGAGTATGGCTGGAGTTTAAAAGGTATCTTAGATTCACTTTGTGCTTGGGGAGAAAAACATATAGCCAAGGTGTATGGAAGTATGGATGTGTTAGAAGAAAACGTATTAAATGAACATTTAAAATAA
- a CDS encoding MFS transporter: MSFNHKQSLYALLALAISAFAIGTTEFISVGLLPLIANDLEIPVTTAGLTVSLYALGVTFGAPILTSLTSSMSRKSLLLWIMVIFIIGNGLAASATSIGVLLVARIISALSHGIFMSIGSTIAADLVPENRRASAISIMFTGLTVATVTGVPFGTFIGQQFGWRMAFGLIIVVGVIALLANSILVPSSLRKGTVSSFRDQIKIVTNGRLLLVFIITALGYGGTFVVFTYLSPILQDITGFKEGTVAAILLGYGIAIAIGNMIGGKVSNQNPIKALLYMFIVQAVVLFILMFTAPFKIAGLITIFFMGLLAFMNVPGLQVYVVMLAERYVPSAVDVASALNIAAFNAGIAIGSYLGGVITDSIGLIHTTWIGALMVLVAVFLTSWSRKLEEKDKTVTDDQRLFSNQKMEVQ, translated from the coding sequence ATGTCTTTCAATCATAAACAAAGTTTGTATGCACTGCTGGCATTAGCCATAAGTGCCTTTGCAATTGGAACCACTGAATTTATCAGTGTCGGACTTTTACCGTTAATTGCAAATGATTTAGAAATACCCGTTACCACTGCCGGCTTAACGGTTTCCTTATATGCACTTGGTGTTACCTTCGGGGCACCTATTCTGACATCACTTACTTCTAGTATGTCACGTAAATCTTTATTACTTTGGATCATGGTCATTTTTATTATCGGGAATGGTCTGGCGGCAAGCGCAACGAGCATCGGCGTACTCTTAGTGGCGCGCATAATATCTGCTCTCTCACATGGTATTTTCATGTCAATCGGCTCTACCATCGCAGCTGACCTAGTACCGGAAAATCGCAGAGCTAGCGCAATTTCCATTATGTTTACAGGACTAACTGTTGCTACGGTAACTGGTGTTCCATTTGGTACCTTTATCGGTCAACAATTTGGCTGGCGAATGGCGTTTGGTCTGATTATTGTTGTCGGGGTAATCGCACTACTAGCGAATAGTATCCTAGTTCCATCGTCTTTACGAAAAGGTACTGTTTCATCTTTTCGTGATCAAATCAAAATCGTCACAAATGGCCGACTTCTACTAGTATTTATCATTACAGCCTTAGGGTATGGAGGAACGTTTGTTGTCTTTACTTATCTATCTCCAATCCTGCAGGATATCACAGGCTTTAAAGAAGGAACGGTAGCTGCCATTTTACTTGGCTATGGGATTGCAATAGCGATTGGAAATATGATTGGAGGAAAGGTATCCAATCAAAATCCGATTAAGGCACTTTTATATATGTTTATCGTCCAGGCTGTTGTTCTATTTATTTTAATGTTTACAGCACCATTTAAGATTGCAGGATTAATTACAATTTTCTTTATGGGGCTGCTCGCGTTTATGAACGTACCCGGTTTACAAGTGTACGTGGTGATGCTAGCAGAGCGGTATGTGCCCAGCGCTGTAGACGTGGCTTCTGCCCTTAATATTGCTGCGTTTAATGCAGGAATCGCGATTGGTTCCTACTTAGGCGGTGTCATAACCGATTCAATTGGACTGATTCACACCACTTGGATTGGAGCCCTGATGGTTCTTGTCGCTGTCTTCCTTACTAGCTGGAGCCGTAAGCTTGAAGAAAAAGACAAAACCGTTACAGATGACCAGCGTTTATTTTCAAATCAAAAAATGGAGGTTCAATAA
- a CDS encoding NAD(P)/FAD-dependent oxidoreductase codes for MEQQELFDVTVIGGGPAGLYSTFYSGLREMKTKVIEYQPELGGKIHVYPEKMIWDVGGLTPITGAKLMEQLVEQALTFSPTVVLNEKVESIARNEEGNFVLTGSSGQKHFSKTVIVAIGSGILNPQKLEIEGAERFEVSNLHYTVKSFKQFKDKTVIISGGGNSAVDWANELESIAKKVYLTYRKEELGGHGQEAQATKLLESSVECFFQSSITKLIANGKRDEIAKVELTNHDTGDVSYLSVDEVIISHGYEQDATLLENSALSIDRVDNYYIAGNATSESSVEGLYAAGDILMYEGKINLIAGAFQDAANAVNKAKQFIQPDAAKVAMVSSHHEAFKKRNKELIKQMI; via the coding sequence ATGGAACAACAAGAATTGTTTGATGTAACGGTTATTGGCGGTGGACCTGCGGGGCTTTATTCCACCTTTTATAGTGGACTACGAGAAATGAAAACAAAGGTCATTGAATACCAACCAGAATTAGGTGGAAAGATTCACGTCTATCCAGAAAAAATGATCTGGGATGTCGGCGGTTTAACACCAATTACCGGAGCAAAGTTAATGGAACAACTTGTTGAACAGGCGTTAACCTTTAGTCCAACCGTTGTTTTGAATGAAAAAGTAGAGTCAATTGCGCGTAACGAAGAAGGAAACTTTGTTTTAACAGGATCTTCTGGACAAAAGCATTTTTCAAAAACAGTGATTGTTGCCATAGGCAGCGGCATTTTAAATCCACAAAAGCTGGAGATTGAAGGTGCCGAGAGATTTGAAGTGTCTAATTTACATTACACTGTTAAATCCTTTAAACAGTTCAAAGACAAAACGGTCATCATTTCCGGTGGTGGAAATTCTGCCGTAGACTGGGCAAATGAATTAGAATCGATAGCGAAAAAAGTCTACTTAACTTATCGAAAAGAGGAATTGGGTGGGCATGGACAAGAGGCGCAGGCAACAAAGCTACTTGAAAGCTCAGTAGAATGTTTCTTTCAATCCTCGATCACCAAACTAATCGCCAATGGCAAACGCGATGAAATCGCCAAAGTAGAATTAACGAACCACGACACAGGTGATGTTTCCTACTTGTCTGTAGATGAAGTGATAATTAGTCATGGATACGAACAGGACGCAACTTTATTGGAAAATAGTGCACTGTCAATTGATCGAGTAGATAATTATTATATCGCCGGAAACGCAACAAGCGAATCTTCTGTCGAGGGTCTTTATGCTGCAGGGGATATTCTTATGTACGAGGGTAAAATCAATCTGATTGCCGGCGCCTTTCAGGATGCAGCCAATGCCGTAAATAAAGCGAAGCAGTTTATTCAGCCTGACGCCGCTAAAGTCGCGATGGTTTCTTCACATCATGAGGCATTTAAAAAGCGTAATAAGGAATTAATCAAGCAAATGATATAA
- a CDS encoding FecCD family ABC transporter permease: MIHPSLIRKQRITFISLLALISITLVVGLGLGPASLSYDRLIPTLVGQGSFKEEFVLFSVRLPRIIITLLAGMALALSGAILQGITRNDLADPGIIGINSGAGVAVTVFFLFFPIDSGTFVYMLPVVAFVGALLTAVLIYLFAYSKTEGMQPVRLVLIGVGFSMALSGAMIVLISSAERAKVDFIAKWLAGNIWGTDWPFIWALLPWLVVLLPFTLYKANRLNLLSLSEPVAIGVGVSIEKERIVLLITAVALAASAVSVTGGITFIGLMAPHMAKALVGPRNQLFIPIAILIGGWLLVFADTVGRNIMESAGIPAGIMVALIGAPYFVYLLLKK, from the coding sequence ATGATTCACCCATCGTTAATTAGAAAACAACGAATTACTTTCATTAGTTTACTTGCATTAATTTCGATTACTCTCGTAGTTGGGTTGGGCTTAGGTCCGGCCTCTCTTTCTTACGATAGGCTGATTCCTACCCTCGTTGGTCAAGGTAGTTTCAAAGAGGAATTTGTGTTATTTTCGGTTCGATTACCGCGAATCATCATTACCCTCTTAGCTGGAATGGCACTAGCTTTATCAGGGGCGATTTTACAAGGAATCACCCGTAATGATTTAGCTGACCCTGGTATTATTGGGATTAACTCTGGTGCAGGTGTTGCTGTTACTGTTTTCTTTTTGTTTTTTCCAATCGATTCAGGTACGTTTGTTTATATGCTTCCAGTTGTTGCTTTCGTTGGTGCATTGCTGACTGCCGTTCTGATCTATCTATTCGCGTACAGCAAAACCGAAGGAATGCAGCCAGTACGGTTGGTGTTAATCGGGGTTGGATTTTCCATGGCACTTTCAGGAGCCATGATTGTCCTGATTTCTTCCGCTGAACGGGCAAAGGTTGATTTTATTGCGAAATGGCTAGCAGGGAATATTTGGGGAACTGATTGGCCGTTTATTTGGGCACTCCTCCCTTGGCTCGTTGTCCTGCTTCCTTTTACATTATATAAAGCCAATAGATTGAATCTGCTTAGTCTTAGTGAACCAGTAGCCATCGGTGTTGGTGTTTCGATTGAGAAAGAGCGAATTGTACTTCTTATAACTGCCGTTGCCCTTGCAGCCTCTGCGGTTTCGGTTACGGGAGGAATTACCTTTATCGGTTTAATGGCGCCACATATGGCAAAAGCGTTAGTAGGACCGCGAAATCAATTATTTATACCAATTGCAATTCTGATTGGCGGCTGGCTTCTAGTGTTTGCTGATACTGTTGGGCGTAATATCATGGAATCCGCTGGAATCCCTGCGGGTATTATGGTTGCATTAATTGGAGCACCGTACTTTGTGTATCTGTTATTAAAAAAGTAA
- a CDS encoding putative bifunctional diguanylate cyclase/phosphodiesterase — MDWLVRKKLYIYYTLFHTLGYYILLFFWQKNGAVNTTGENLFLLAAPLTSSIILYFIYRKQKTNEKYLWLFLSLGCFFNFMTVMTSRYFSQKEFLYLEWNNSFYILQIGCFLIAFICKIRIDEHHHLLKFTFDTCIIMAAAIAFSWHFIIRDLQTQHIFIGYPIGDLILFFGAMIFYLGSEKLSPFRVLILSSLLIQVIADCSYLIFTMMNIPFSEGLFHPLWSLSPLLLGIAGTLAIANGDTSPATKNKIHSLKESITLRLLLPYISVILLFMIMISQHHDSISLIIGSAAAILFLIVRHIFASLENQTLLAKYHELTEELELKIVERTEELSSKNRQLLSAARKMKYMAYHDVLSGLPNRRMFLERLKTAMDEAKRNHYKLAVIFIDLDHFKNINDTLGHEFGDLLLKHVTKEMAKSVRRIDTISRQGGDEFTVLLNRIRSEEDVIPLVERMRSIVAKPITIQGQELHVSMSIGIAFYPSDGKSTEELMKNADMAMYRAKEEGRDNYKFYSMDMNKAISRKMALENGLRKALKNDEFVLNYQPQVSLHTGEIVGVEALLRWNTTETGMVSPNQFIPVAEESGLIIPIGEWVLKTACIQGKTWHDNGQSDLKIAVNLSPVQFLHDNLVGTVINALKTSDFNPNYLELEITEGVAFTNAEAAIKKMQAIRELGVRISIDDFGTGYSSLMYLKSFPINTLKIPKPFNQDIMRSPKDKALVETIIYLGHSLGLSVIAEGIESNEQLRFLKEHHCDVVQGDLYSKPLTVVQVSALIENKNAVKIS, encoded by the coding sequence ATGGATTGGTTGGTTAGAAAAAAACTATATATTTACTATACACTTTTTCATACTCTTGGTTATTATATCTTGCTTTTTTTCTGGCAAAAGAATGGAGCAGTCAATACAACTGGGGAGAATCTATTTTTACTAGCTGCCCCACTTACCTCATCTATTATTTTATATTTCATTTACCGAAAACAGAAAACGAATGAAAAATATCTATGGCTCTTCCTCTCACTAGGATGTTTTTTCAACTTTATGACTGTGATGACAAGTCGTTATTTTTCACAAAAAGAATTTCTTTATCTTGAATGGAATAATTCCTTTTATATTCTTCAAATCGGATGCTTTCTTATAGCGTTTATTTGCAAAATCCGAATAGATGAACACCATCATCTTTTAAAATTCACTTTTGATACCTGTATTATTATGGCTGCAGCGATTGCATTTAGTTGGCATTTCATCATCCGTGATCTCCAAACTCAACATATTTTTATAGGATATCCTATTGGAGATTTGATCCTTTTTTTTGGGGCAATGATTTTCTACTTAGGATCAGAAAAATTATCCCCTTTTCGAGTTTTAATACTTTCTAGCTTATTGATTCAAGTGATCGCTGATTGTTCCTATCTTATTTTTACGATGATGAATATCCCTTTTTCAGAAGGTTTATTTCATCCATTATGGTCACTTTCACCTTTATTACTGGGGATTGCAGGAACATTGGCAATAGCAAATGGCGATACATCTCCAGCAACGAAAAATAAGATCCATTCTTTAAAAGAATCTATCACTCTAAGATTATTATTGCCTTACATAAGTGTAATCCTTTTATTTATGATTATGATTTCCCAACATCATGATTCAATCAGTTTAATTATAGGGTCAGCGGCAGCTATTCTCTTTCTAATCGTACGGCACATTTTTGCTTCCCTAGAAAATCAAACATTGTTGGCAAAATATCACGAACTTACAGAGGAATTAGAGCTAAAAATTGTGGAGAGGACGGAAGAGCTAAGCTCAAAAAACCGGCAGCTCCTTTCTGCAGCACGGAAAATGAAATACATGGCCTACCATGATGTACTAAGCGGGCTGCCAAATAGAAGGATGTTTTTGGAAAGGCTGAAGACAGCAATGGATGAAGCGAAGAGGAATCATTATAAACTAGCGGTTATCTTTATTGATTTGGACCATTTTAAAAATATTAATGATACACTGGGGCATGAGTTTGGAGACCTACTGTTAAAGCATGTTACCAAAGAGATGGCAAAGAGCGTCCGTAGGATTGATACGATTTCTCGACAAGGCGGGGATGAATTTACCGTCTTACTAAATCGAATCCGTTCGGAGGAGGATGTCATTCCATTAGTGGAACGAATGCGATCGATTGTGGCAAAACCCATCACCATTCAAGGTCAAGAATTACACGTCTCCATGAGTATTGGGATTGCTTTTTACCCAAGTGACGGAAAAAGCACCGAAGAGCTAATGAAAAATGCAGACATGGCCATGTATCGTGCCAAAGAAGAAGGCAGGGATAATTACAAATTTTATTCAATGGATATGAATAAAGCAATTTCGAGAAAAATGGCACTTGAAAATGGTTTGAGGAAGGCGCTAAAAAATGATGAATTTGTTCTAAATTATCAACCGCAAGTGAGTTTACACACCGGTGAAATTGTCGGAGTAGAGGCATTACTTCGGTGGAATACAACGGAAACCGGTATGGTATCTCCGAATCAATTTATACCTGTTGCTGAAGAGTCGGGGCTGATCATTCCAATTGGGGAATGGGTCCTAAAAACTGCCTGTATACAGGGGAAAACTTGGCATGATAATGGTCAAAGCGATTTAAAAATAGCAGTAAACCTCTCCCCCGTACAATTCCTTCACGATAATTTGGTTGGGACGGTCATTAACGCTTTAAAGACATCTGACTTTAATCCAAATTATTTAGAGTTAGAAATAACCGAAGGCGTTGCTTTTACGAATGCAGAGGCAGCCATAAAAAAAATGCAGGCTATACGAGAGTTAGGCGTGCGAATATCCATTGATGACTTTGGTACAGGATATTCTTCTTTAATGTATCTTAAAAGCTTTCCAATAAACACTTTAAAAATTCCTAAACCATTTAACCAGGACATCATGAGAAGCCCAAAAGACAAAGCATTAGTAGAAACGATAATCTACCTTGGCCACAGCCTCGGGTTATCCGTGATTGCGGAAGGAATTGAGAGTAACGAACAGCTACGTTTTCTTAAAGAACACCATTGTGATGTGGTTCAGGGTGACCTGTATAGTAAACCATTAACGGTAGTGCAAGTAAGTGCTTTGATTGAAAATAAAAACGCTGTAAAAATTTCATGA
- a CDS encoding FecCD family ABC transporter permease produces MTNENRRSIPFGYKLIIGLLVFAAMFVLSMTMGAADISLHNVWQALFSDGKGEKISIIREIRLPREIAAIIVGAALSVSGAIMQGITRNPLADPGLLGLTAGANAALAFILAFIPSANYFSVTIACFIGAAVGTTMVFGIGAMRKGGFSPLRIVLAGAAVSAFLYAIAEGIGIYFKISKNVSMWTAGGMVGTTWGQLQIIVPFILVGLLVSFSLSRQLTILSLNEEVAVGLGQKTTQIKVILFIAIILLAGASVALIGNMAFIGLMVPHVVRAMVGTDYRFILPMSAITGATFMLFADTLGRTMNAPFETPVAAIVATLGLPFFLVIVRKGGKAFS; encoded by the coding sequence ATGACGAATGAAAATCGACGTTCCATTCCTTTTGGCTATAAACTAATAATCGGATTGCTTGTATTTGCCGCAATGTTTGTCCTTTCGATGACCATGGGAGCTGCAGATATTTCTCTCCACAACGTATGGCAGGCACTATTTTCAGATGGTAAGGGTGAAAAAATATCCATCATTCGTGAAATCCGTCTGCCTCGTGAAATCGCTGCCATCATTGTTGGGGCTGCCCTTTCTGTCTCCGGAGCAATTATGCAGGGAATTACGAGGAATCCCCTGGCTGATCCAGGGCTACTGGGTTTGACCGCCGGGGCAAATGCTGCACTTGCATTCATCCTTGCTTTTATTCCTTCTGCAAATTATTTCAGTGTCACCATCGCCTGCTTTATTGGAGCAGCGGTAGGAACCACGATGGTATTCGGCATTGGTGCGATGAGAAAAGGCGGCTTTTCTCCACTAAGAATTGTATTAGCCGGAGCAGCCGTTTCTGCTTTCCTTTATGCCATTGCAGAAGGAATTGGTATTTATTTTAAAATATCAAAAAATGTCTCGATGTGGACCGCTGGAGGTATGGTCGGCACTACATGGGGGCAGCTCCAAATTATTGTTCCCTTCATCCTAGTTGGGTTACTAGTATCCTTCTCTTTATCAAGGCAGCTCACGATTCTTAGTTTAAATGAAGAAGTGGCCGTGGGATTAGGTCAAAAAACAACACAAATAAAGGTCATTCTCTTTATCGCAATCATTTTATTAGCAGGGGCTTCTGTTGCCCTAATAGGAAACATGGCTTTCATCGGCTTAATGGTTCCCCATGTTGTTCGAGCAATGGTTGGGACGGATTACCGTTTTATCCTCCCCATGTCGGCTATCACTGGAGCCACCTTTATGCTTTTTGCCGATACACTTGGCCGGACCATGAATGCTCCCTTTGAAACACCTGTGGCGGCGATTGTGGCAACCTTGGGATTACCTTTCTTTCTTGTGATTGTCCGTAAAGGAGGTAAGGCATTCTCATGA
- a CDS encoding iron-hydroxamate ABC transporter substrate-binding protein has product MKKLLLPFILLAALIISACGTDTSTKKENAAPAEKKSETITYQSENGPIEVPADPQRVILLSGFTGNVLSLGVNVVGVDTWSKNNPTFEKEMKDVAEVSDEDLEKIIELEPDLIIGLSNIKNVDKLSEIAPTVTYTWGKVDYLTQHIEIGKLLNKEKEAKNWVDNFKKEAESAGEEIRAKIGEDATVSVMESYGKDLYVFGSNWARGTEILYQAMKLKMPEKVKEVAESSGYFTLSAEVIPEYAGDYLILSKYSDADTSFQETETYKNIPAVKNNRVFEMNGQGASFSDPITLEKQLAFIKKSFLGN; this is encoded by the coding sequence ATGAAAAAACTACTACTGCCCTTTATTCTGCTCGCAGCGTTAATTATTAGTGCCTGCGGTACAGATACTTCAACAAAAAAGGAAAACGCAGCACCTGCTGAAAAGAAATCAGAAACGATTACCTACCAATCAGAAAATGGACCTATTGAAGTTCCTGCAGATCCACAGCGCGTTATTCTACTATCCGGCTTCACGGGTAATGTCCTCTCTCTTGGCGTGAATGTTGTCGGTGTAGACACATGGTCTAAGAATAACCCGACATTCGAAAAAGAAATGAAAGATGTTGCAGAAGTTTCCGATGAAGACCTCGAAAAGATTATCGAATTAGAACCAGACTTAATTATTGGTTTATCCAATATTAAAAACGTTGATAAATTAAGTGAAATTGCCCCTACTGTTACCTATACTTGGGGAAAAGTTGATTATTTAACACAGCACATCGAAATTGGTAAACTATTAAATAAAGAAAAAGAAGCTAAAAATTGGGTGGACAACTTCAAGAAAGAAGCTGAAAGTGCCGGCGAGGAAATCCGTGCAAAAATTGGTGAAGACGCAACCGTATCGGTTATGGAAAGCTACGGAAAAGATCTTTATGTATTCGGAAGCAACTGGGCACGCGGAACAGAAATCCTCTATCAAGCTATGAAACTAAAAATGCCTGAAAAAGTAAAGGAAGTTGCTGAATCATCAGGCTACTTTACTCTATCTGCGGAAGTAATACCTGAATATGCAGGAGATTATTTAATCTTGAGTAAATACTCTGACGCTGATACTTCCTTCCAAGAAACCGAAACATACAAAAACATTCCGGCTGTAAAAAACAATCGCGTTTTTGAAATGAATGGTCAAGGTGCTTCTTTCAGTGACCCAATCACACTTGAAAAGCAGCTTGCATTCATTAAGAAATCATTTTTAGGTAATTAA
- a CDS encoding glycerophosphodiester phosphodiesterase family protein: protein MEDTKLKKKLKRLLIFLLLLSLFIFLNNSSIFAKDRKGDPLLLAHRGLGQTFSMEGIQGDTCTAERIFKPEHSYIENTIPSMEAAFENGADVVELDVKPTKDGQFAVFHDWTLECRTNAEGTTKDFTMAELKQFDIGYGYTADNGKTYPFRGKGVDLMPSLDEVLDHFPEGAFLIHIKSDDPEEGIQLANVLTKLPEKHLSQITVYGGDQPIATIKEEIPNLRVMSKATLKSCLLPYMAVGWTGYIPSACEKTQLHIPEKIAPWLWGWSEKFLNRMDSVDTRVIVVAGDGGWSEGFDTPADLKRLPANFSGGIWTNRIDQIAQHIK from the coding sequence ATGGAGGATACGAAGCTGAAGAAAAAACTAAAAAGGTTGCTCATTTTTCTACTTTTGTTGTCTTTATTTATTTTTCTAAACAATAGTTCTATTTTTGCGAAGGATCGTAAGGGTGACCCTCTGCTTCTCGCACACCGCGGATTAGGACAAACCTTTAGTATGGAAGGAATCCAAGGCGATACATGTACGGCGGAACGCATTTTCAAACCTGAACATTCATACATAGAAAACACAATCCCTTCAATGGAAGCTGCGTTTGAAAATGGAGCTGATGTAGTTGAATTGGACGTGAAACCTACAAAAGACGGGCAATTTGCTGTTTTTCATGACTGGACGCTGGAATGCAGAACAAATGCAGAAGGAACTACAAAGGATTTTACAATGGCTGAATTAAAGCAATTTGATATCGGCTACGGTTATACAGCGGATAACGGAAAAACCTATCCATTTCGCGGGAAAGGCGTTGACCTTATGCCATCCCTCGATGAAGTGTTAGACCATTTTCCAGAGGGTGCATTTTTAATTCATATCAAAAGTGATGATCCTGAAGAAGGAATCCAACTTGCAAATGTGCTCACAAAACTGCCTGAAAAACACTTAAGTCAAATAACTGTTTATGGCGGGGACCAGCCCATTGCCACGATAAAAGAAGAAATCCCTAATCTTCGCGTCATGTCAAAAGCCACGTTGAAAAGCTGTCTTCTTCCTTATATGGCAGTCGGTTGGACAGGATATATTCCTTCAGCGTGTGAAAAAACACAATTGCATATACCAGAGAAGATTGCTCCTTGGTTATGGGGTTGGTCCGAAAAGTTCTTAAACCGGATGGACAGTGTCGATACGCGGGTGATTGTGGTTGCCGGTGATGGCGGCTGGTCGGAGGGCTTTGATACTCCTGCAGATTTAAAAAGACTTCCTGCTAATTTTAGCGGCGGAATCTGGACAAATCGGATTGATCAAATTGCCCAGCATATAAAATAA